One genomic window of Piliocolobus tephrosceles isolate RC106 chromosome 19, ASM277652v3, whole genome shotgun sequence includes the following:
- the TSSK2 gene encoding testis-specific serine/threonine-protein kinase 2 → MDDATVLRKKGYIVGINLGKGSYAKVKSAYSERLKFNVAVKIIDRKKTPTDFVERFLPREMDILATVNHGSIIKTYEIFETSDGRIYIIMELGVQGDLLEFIKCRGALHEDVARKMFRQLSLAVKYCHDLDVVHRDLKCENLLLDKDFNIKLSDFGFSKRCLRDSNGRIILSKTFCGSAAYAAPEVLQGIPYQPKVYDIWSLGVILYIMVCGSMPYDDSDIRKMLRIQKEHRVDFPRSKNLTCECKDLIYRMLQPDVSQRLHIDEILSHSWLQPPKPKAMSSASFKREGEGKYRAECKPDTKPGLRPNHRPDHRPDHKLGAKTQHQLLVAPENEDKMEDRLGETSRAKDHHISGAEVGKAST, encoded by the coding sequence ATGGACGATGCCACGGTCCTAAGGAAGAAGGGTTACATCGTAGGCATCAATCTTGGCAAGGGTTCCTACGCAAAAGTCAAATCTGCCTACTCTGAGCGCCTCAAGTTCAATGTGGCTGTCAAGATCATCGACCGCAAGAAAACACCCACTGACTTTGTGGAGAGATTCCTTCCTCGGGAGATGGACATCCTGGCAACTGTCAACCACGGCTCCATCATCAAGACCTACGAGATCTTCGAGACCTCCGATGGGCGCATCTACATCATCATGGAGCTCGGCGTCCAGGGCGACCTCCTCGAGTTCATCAAGTGCCGGGGAGCCCTGCACGAGGACGTGGCGCGCAAGATGTTCCGACAGCTCTCCTTGGCCGTCAAGTACTGCCACGACCTGGACGTCGTCCACCGGGACCTCAAGTGCGAGAACCTTCTCCTCGACAAGGACTTCAACATCAAGCTGTCTGACTTCGGCTTCTCCAAGCGCTGCCTGCGGGACAGCAATGGGCGCATCATCCTCAGCAAGACCTTCTGTGGGTCGGCGGCATATGCAGCCCCCGAGGTGCTGCAGGGCATCCCCTACCAGCCCAAGGTGTACGACATCTGGAGCCTGGGTGTGATCCTCTACATCATGGTCTGCGGCTCCATGCCCTACGACGACTCCGACATCAGGAAGATGCTGCGTATCCAGAAGGAGCACCGTGTGGACTTCCCACGCTCCAAGAACCTGACCTGCGAGTGCAAGGACCTCATCTACCGCATGCTGCAGCCTGACGTCAGCCAGCGGCTCCACATCGATGAGATCCTCAGCCACTCGTGGCTGCAGCCCCCCAAGCCCAAAGCCATGTCTTCTGCCTCCTtcaagagggagggggagggcaaGTACCGCGCCGAGTGCAAACCGGACACCAAGCCAGGCTTGAGGCCCAACCACCGGCCCGACCACCGGCCTGACCACAAGCTTGGAGCCAAAACCCAGCACCAGCTGCTGGTGGCGCCCGAGAACGAGGACAAGATGGAGGACAGGCTGGGCGAGACCTCCAGGGCCAAAGACCATCACATCTCCGGAGCTGAGGTGGGGAAAGCAAGCACCTAG